CGCTGGCCACCGGCGTGCTGAACCGGGACGAGCGCGGCCGGCTCGCGACGTATTCGATCGACTTCGAGGGCAACCAGGACAACTTCCAGCCCAGCGCGGTCCGCCCGGAACAGGACACCCCGTTCGCGCGGATGGTGGCACGGCACGTGCGCAGCGACCACACCGAGTTGCTGCTGCGCACCGACGAGGTGATCAAGGCCCGTTCCGAGGTATTGCGTGCCCGCGACCTGCCCGGCCTCGCCGACACCAACGCCGCCCAATACCTGTTGTTCCGCGAGGTCAAGAGGCACTCGACGGTGGCACTGTCCGGCGAGTCGGCCGACGAGGTGTTCGGTGGCTACCCATGGTTTTTCGATCGGCGGATGCTCGACGCCGCCACGTTCCCGTGGGCGGTCTCGGTGGCGGCGTTCGAGCCGATACTGGATCCCGAGCTGTGGCGGTTGCTGCGGCCGCGCGAGTACATCGCCGACCGCTACGCGCAGACCATGGCCGAAGTACCGGTGCTGGACGGCGAGGTACCGGCCGACGCGCGAATCCGGGAAATGTTCTACGTCAACCTGACTCGATGGCTGACCATGCTGCTGGACTTCAAGGACCGGATGAGCATGCGAGTCGGGCTCGAGGTCCGAGTGCCGTTCTGTGATCACCGGCTGGTGGAGTACCTGTGGAACACCCCGTGGGCGTTCAAGACCGCCGATGGGCGGGTCAAAGGCCTGTTACGTAACGCGGTCGCCGACCTGTTGCCGACTCCGGTGCTGGACCGGAAGAAGACCTCGTTCCCGGTCAGCCAGCACCCGGCCTACGAACAGGCGCTACGTCAGGAGATGCGGGCCGAACTCGCCGACCCCGACTCACCGCTACTGCCGCTGGTGCGCCGGGAGGCCGTGCTCGACCTGCTGGCCGGGCCGCTGGGCGCGCAGGGCATGTGGCGCTCCGCGGACACGCTGTCGTTCCTGTTACAGCTCGCCGAATGGCTGCGGGTTTATCACATCAGCGTCCGA
Above is a genomic segment from Nocardia sputorum containing:
- the asnB gene encoding asparagine synthase (glutamine-hydrolyzing), giving the protein MCGITGWVDWERDLTQERPLLEAMTDTLIPRGPDAGGLWLSPRAALGHRRLAVIDIEGGVQPMQAGRDGEQPCVLTFSGEIYNFRELRGELQLRGHHFHTRSDTEVLLHSYLEWGDQCLRRLNGMFAFGIWDPNRQALLLGRDRLGVKPLFYLSYTTGALFGSELKAVLANPIAPAEVDTEGLAEVLCFTQTPGHAVFRNIRALRPGHYAWIDRRGCREQRYWALGSGGHPDDLPTTTAAVRELLEDIVRRQLIADVPVGTLLSGGLDSSAVTALATGVLNRDERGRLATYSIDFEGNQDNFQPSAVRPEQDTPFARMVARHVRSDHTELLLRTDEVIKARSEVLRARDLPGLADTNAAQYLLFREVKRHSTVALSGESADEVFGGYPWFFDRRMLDAATFPWAVSVAAFEPILDPELWRLLRPREYIADRYAQTMAEVPVLDGEVPADARIREMFYVNLTRWLTMLLDFKDRMSMRVGLEVRVPFCDHRLVEYLWNTPWAFKTADGRVKGLLRNAVADLLPTPVLDRKKTSFPVSQHPAYEQALRQEMRAELADPDSPLLPLVRREAVLDLLAGPLGAQGMWRSADTLSFLLQLAEWLRVYHISVR